The Silene latifolia isolate original U9 population chromosome X, ASM4854445v1, whole genome shotgun sequence genome contains the following window.
TAAAGTGGGAGGATTTTGATCGGAAATTAGAGCATGGCATGAATGTGGCATGTTCGGGTGGTGGGGACGGGGAGTATACTAAGATAAATGAGGAGGTGCGGGAGTTTGCTAAAGCCGTGGGTTTGTTTTGGAAACAAAGGGCAAAGGTAAAATGGATGGTGGATGGCGATACATGCACTAAATTCTTCTTCAATTGGGTTAAAGGTAGGGCAGGTCGAAATCATATTCATGGACTGAAGAGAAATGATGGGGCATGGTTATATGAGGAAGAACTGATAGGTGGTGAATTCCAATCAACCTTTAAGGAGCTATATAGAGCAACAGGGAATAACTTGGAGGTAAGGGATAGCTCTGTGTTTGATCATGTCCTCGTACATATTAATCGTTTTGTATCGCAGGATGAATTGGACCGGTTGGATAAACCTTTCACAGCTAAAGAGGTCCGGGGGGCTGTTTTTCAAATGGGTGCCTTCAAAGCGCCTGGACCGGACGGAATTCCAGCTTGCTTTTACCAAAAGTGTTGGTCTATGATCAAAGAAGAGTTTACGAATGCGGTGCTGTCTATTCTTAATTCTGGCAGGGTCTTAAAGGAGGTAAATAGAACTTTTATTACGCTCATTCCTAAGATAGACTCCCCGGAAGGGGTTTCGGATTATCGGCCCATTAGCCTCTGTAATGTGATAATGAGGGTTGTGACCAAGTGCATTGCTAACCGGATGTCAAAGGTTATGGGGGCGCTAGTCAGTGAAACTCAAAACGCTTTTTTACCAGGGAGGAATATTAGTGACAATATCTTGATGGCACATGAAGCTATTCATAATATCTCGAAGTTTCGTAAGGGGAAACATGGGAGATGTGCTTTTAAGGCTGATATGAGTAAAGCTTATGATAGGATTAGGTGGGATTTTTTGGAATCGGTTCTACTTAAATTTGGTTTTCCCCTGAATTTGGTAAAACTCATCATGAATTGTGTTACAACAGTGAGCTATGAGATTCTTCTGAATGGACCATTACCTCAATTTCGGCCAATGTGTGGGTTACGACAGGGGGATCCGCTGTCTCCTTATCTTTTTATTCTATGCATGGAGGTTCTTTCGGTCAACATAGATCATGCTCATGAAATGAAAAGGATACATGGGTTTCGGCTTTGTCGGGGAGTCCAGCCTCTAACTCATCTGTTCTTTGCTGATGACTCGGTCTTCTTTTTTAAAGATAAAGGGGGAACGGTTCTTTATCTTATGAATCTTATAAAGGAGTATTGTGAAGCCTCGGGACAAAGGATAAATCCGGCTAAATCGGGGGTTATCTTCAGCCCAAACACTACTCTAGCGAACGTTCAGAATATATTGAAGACTCTAATGATTAGGACCAACCAGGGCATTGGAAAATACCTTGGAATACCGGCAGAATTTCAGGACTCGAAAAAAGGCATCTTCAACTCCTTGGTGGAACATATTACTAAACGGATCTCCTCTTGGAATGGGATTTTTCTATCACCAGCGGGACGGCTTACTCTAATTTCATCTGTCCTATCAAACCTCTcaaattactttctatcggttttCAAAATTCCGGTAAGTGTGGCAACAAAGATTAACTCTCTTTTGTCGCAATTTTGGTGGACGGGATGTAAATTGGGGAAGAATATTCACTGGTGCAGTAAAAATTTTCTAAGTCTCCCTAAAAGTAGAGGGGGCTTAGGGATCCGTAATGTGGAGTGTTTAAATCAAGCACTTTTGGCCAAGCATGGTTGGAGGTTAGTTTCTGGCGACACCTCCTTGTTTTGCAGGATATTTCGTGTCAAGGTGTTTTCGTGTCAAGGTGTTTGGGACAGATACCTTCTCTTTCAGCAGTCGTCTAACAAAGGATTCCGGCATGTCGTGGGGGGTACGCAGTATTAAGCATGGTCTTCGCATGATTCAGAACAATGTTGGGTGGAAACCTAGTAGGAATTCTTCGCTCAATGTTTGGTTGGCTAGATGGGTTGGGGGATCTAGGCCGGAACCAAATGATTGTTGGCTGGGCACTAATGAGACACATCTCGCAAATCTGCAGGTGCGGCAACTCCTTATGCCAAATGGTACGTGGCATGAGCAGTTTGTCCGGGCACTGTTTAAGGAAGAATATTCAGAAAGAATACTGGCAATGCAGTTAAAGGAACCAGGGCAAGCTGACAAGGTTTATTGGCCACTCACTAAGGATGGGAGTTATACAGTTAAGAGTGGGTATGGGCTACTTTTTGATGATTATATCCTGAAGAGGGGCTCATCTAAAGATACCTCGAGGATTGGAGATCGGGGAAAGGATTTCTGTCGGAAGCGACTATGGCACCTGCCTATTCCAAATACATGGAAGATCCTTGTGTGGAGGATCATGACCAATACCCTGCCGGTTGGAATGGAATTTCTGAGAAGAAAATTGGACATGGATACTTTCTGCGGAATGTGTGGGACTTCTAATCAAAACTTGGAAACAGTGGAGCATCTGTTTCGGGATTGTGAATGTGCAAGAAGGATTTGGGCAGGATCAGATTTGGGGATCAGAGTGGATAGTGTTGGATCCTTAAACGTCACGGACTGGATTATTGATTGGATTAAGTTACTCTCTGGCAAGGAAAGGAGGGGGGTGAAAAGAGGGTGATTAGGTTTGTCGCTGTTTTGTGGGGACTATGGAATCTTCGGAACAGAGTCAAATTTGACGGGCTGGAGCTGAATTGGCATAACACTATGGCtcttttctatgaccatattggAGAGAAGATTCGGGTCCTCCATGATCAGGTTGATAGAGGACAGCTTGGAGCCGATAGGAGGGGATTCTctgaggagaggatggatacggtAAAATGGAGTTTAAAGGAAGGGTATCCTTTTTATCTAGTTGGTAGGCAGGACCACTGCAGAGCGATCAGAGTTAAAGTGGATGCAAGTTGGACCGGACATATAGGGCGGCTCTTGGGTGGGTGGCTATTGACCCGAGAGGACAAGAAATTGGGCGACGAAGTGTGAAAATTAGAGCGGAATCAGCTCTACAAGCGGAGGCCTTGGGTATGAGAGATGTTATATTATGGGCAGTCTCTGAGGGTATTCTCCATCTGGAGGTTTCGTCGGATTGTCTTCAACTTATCAATGAATTGGCAGAAGTGGAAAAAGAAGATCATCTACTGGCAGATATCATGACAGATATAAGGGGCAACTTCGGCTTTTTTCATTGTCTATGTATCAATTTCATTCCAAGACATTTTAATTCTATAGCGCATGGACTGGCCCGCCAGGCCATGAGACTGTAAAACTTTTCTTTacggctgtcaaaaaaaaaaaaaaaaaaaaaaaaaaaaaaaaaaaaagcaatcaCTCATCACTcaatgcaataatcaatgtagtTTTTAAAGAAACAGCCTCTCTACGTTGTTAACATACGAGTAAAGCCACTTCCATCCAACCCCCTTATCCCATACTAGCAAGAACCTTTAAGGCACTGTGGTACCATTGACGATGAAAAGAGACACTAAGGGAAACTTTCCCTGGATTTTAAACCCACAGTTATGAGTATATCCCCTCAATGACTTCACCGGTTAGCTCAAAATGACAAAGCACAAGAGAAGTCAAGATGGAAAAAAATGAATGGTATAGACAGAGTTCTCGGGGCCACTTATCAGCACAATGCCACTATCCAAGGGGAAAATGAAGAAGGTAGACTGCTGAAAAGACGGCCACAAGGGTGGCATAACAAGGATAACCCCCATGGAAGACTAATTGATTAGGAATAGCATATACAAAGCTAAGAATGAGACATACAAACAATGACTGTCGAAGATAAATGAATAGCAACACATAAATACCTATGGCTGAACTTCTCAACAGCATCTGATGCATTAAGAAGTGTTTCATCTGCTTTCTCCAAAACAACATAGAGCTCTTTCCCTCTCGTGACCCGAGCAACGACCCATGCATTATTCTTTGCTCGAATGCACACTTCAAGGTCCTTTTCATTGTTCCCTTCATCCCCTTGAACTCTACTCTTTTCCAGATCAACTTCTTCCCTCAGCTTGCACATAGCAACCAAAGATTCCTGAAAGGACGTCGTATTAACATACAATGCATTTAATAGGTTTGAAGTGTTTATGTGACACAAGGTTCCACACAGCTTCACCACTATGACGTGTGTCAAATTTCTAGTTCAATAATATAGCACACTAAGCAAATCGAGTAAAGAAACAATTACTGGCTAACCCTATGTAGTACCTCCATCCTAAATTTGTTGCCCCTATTTCACTTTGTTGGCCAACCAATATTAATGTTGACCATTAGTTTCTCTAAATATATGCAtagatataaaataaaattaaccatGTTTGATTAATCTTCACAAATATCTTATATTAAAAGTTCGTAGCTATTGTATAATGATCCATCAAAGTCGATACCCTTTGCCTTTCAATGTCAAATGGGGATAATAGGATGGTGGATTATATATGATGCTTACACATGAACACCATAAAAAGTTTTCTACTGATAAGAAAAAACATACTCACTCTCATAGTCTCATCCAATCTATTCTACCTACTTCAGTTTTTGATTTTAATGTTTTTAActttgaccataaaaatatgttGGAAAAATATCAAAATTAAAAATTGGCATTAATATATCTACATTTGTTATCAAAAATGTCGTTCATAAAATTATGATTCCAACTAAAGAAAATTAATACTATATAAATAAATGAACAAACATTTGGTCCAAGTGTGGTTACTGGATAGGGAGACTACACAAAAGCACGTGGATAGATTGGACTAGAGGGAGTATTTCTTACTTCGATAAGAAAACAAAAGAATATTTGTGTATTTAAGAATTAATCAGATTAAGCAAAAGAGCAATCAGAACAAGTCTAGAATTCCATTCGTGGTATTGTGACATAGTACTACCTTCGCCAAGGTTGCAACTTTAGAAGTTGGAGAAGCCCTGGAAACACTTCTATCACCATCAACTAACAGGTACCTGTACCCACCGACATGATATGCATTCTCACCACCCCAACCCTTTGAGAGTTTTTCTTCAACTTTGAGGATTTTCAGTGATGCCTAACGGATAATAAACAATAAGAATAGAAGAATGAGCATAGTCACACAGAGATACACAAAAGATAACTAGATAAGTCTAGGGATTTACAGTGTAGTAAGGAAACTCGAAAGATGCACTACTTATTAATAAATGACACTGAGACTACAAAAATCTCAAAATTCATACTGATCTTAAGAGGTAGTGTCCACAAAACACGTTAAAATTAATATAAATTAACAAAATTAATTTAGTTAAGTCAACTTTTCAGAGACACAAAGGCCTTGAACCCTTTATACAGGTTCCACTACCAAATGATAGGACTATACAAGCATATCGCAAATGCCCATAACTGACGAGAAGATAGATACTTACATCCTCGAGAAGCTGGTGTTTCACCAGAGGAATATCTCTCTGCGCATTATTAATTGAGGTGGCAGGAATGAGAAGAATAATTGTGACATTCTTCTGCTGATAGGCACAAAGATACACTCTTTCGTTTGTCTGCTGAAGCCAAATTGTAGGGATTGAAGAATTTTCAACATCAATTTCTGAACCCCATGGATCAGCTACAAGAAAATTGTCCTTTCCTTTAGACCATTTGCCTAGTTGCAATGGCCGTAGTATGGGTTTTCTGTTATCTCCACTGGAGGAGGTATCTCGTGATCCTTGACTACTATGTGGTGCAGTGCTTCCTTTGCGAAGATAAGACCAAGAGCTTGAACTAGAAGAAAGAGCGCGAGGAGACATCCTCATAACAGCATAAGTGTATAAGTTGACAGTATCATCCTGATAAAAATCATCACTGTAATAAAATTCCAGTTGGGTTCAGGGAATCCCCTACTAGTTGACTCATAAAGTTCAGACTTCAGAGCATTGATGTAAAATTAAATTAACGTTAAAGATATAAGAAATACCGGGAAGAGTGACGTTGAGACCAACAGGTCATGAAACAACACCATGGAATGGCACCT
Protein-coding sequences here:
- the LOC141616762 gene encoding vacuolar fusion protein CCZ1 homolog B-like isoform X1 — its product is MGLYSTTKSPITVKLCVFDSRRGQREGEEVEKILFFYPPDLHLTEQLSVIGLSEGLITFTRIFSPDAVCEVIEAERHSHVFYEAEPDIWMVMIVEKNRELEGIWRIDALRSMLKEVHSLFVMFNGSVREMLDKDSSGALLHPLLYSFITDNLYDLISGKKLQLPSFRDSLKERGTVQMLTVSREAALEVQSLVRVLGSCLRNVRCHSMVLFHDLLVSTSLFPDDTVNLYTYAVMRMSPRALSSSSSSWSYLRKGSTAPHSSQGSRDTSSSGDNRKPILRPLQLGKWSKGKDNFLVADPWGSEIDVENSSIPTIWLQQTNERVYLCAYQQKNVTIILLIPATSINNAQRDIPLVKHQLLEDASLKILKVEEKLSKGWGGENAYHVGGYRYLLVDGDRSVSRASPTSKVATLAKESLVAMCKLREEVDLEKSRVQGDEGNNEKDLEVCIRAKNNAWVVARVTRGKELYVVLEKADETLLNASDAVEKFSHRYCNGAFSLD
- the LOC141616762 gene encoding vacuolar fusion protein CCZ1 homolog B-like isoform X2; translated protein: MSRELKMIFSPDAVCEVIEAERHSHVFYEAEPDIWMVMIVEKNRELEGIWRIDALRSMLKEVHSLFVMFNGSVREMLDKDSSGALLHPLLYSFITDNLYDLISGKKLQLPSFRDSLKERGTVQMLTVSREAALEVQSLVRVLGSCLRNVRCHSMVLFHDLLVSTSLFPDDTVNLYTYAVMRMSPRALSSSSSSWSYLRKGSTAPHSSQGSRDTSSSGDNRKPILRPLQLGKWSKGKDNFLVADPWGSEIDVENSSIPTIWLQQTNERVYLCAYQQKNVTIILLIPATSINNAQRDIPLVKHQLLEDASLKILKVEEKLSKGWGGENAYHVGGYRYLLVDGDRSVSRASPTSKVATLAKESLVAMCKLREEVDLEKSRVQGDEGNNEKDLEVCIRAKNNAWVVARVTRGKELYVVLEKADETLLNASDAVEKFSHRYCNGAFSLD